The DNA window aaatgtttggggtcaatgcaattaaaaaaaaaaaaattaatgattttatttagcaaggatgcttttaATTGTTCAGAGGTGGCAGTAAAGATACATGATGTTAGATGTTAAAGATGCTACAAAAGATTTGCATTtctaataaaagctgttctttgaaactttctattcaaaggatcttgaaaaaaaaatagtaacaattttcacaataaaaattaagtagcacaactgtttcaacactgatattaacaaaaaatgtttcttgatcaccaacatattagactgatttctgaaggatcacgtgacactgaagagtggtgtaatgactgctgaaaattcagctttgctatcataggactaaattacatttttaagtatagtacaacagaaaacagttcttttaacttgaaataacatttctcaatattagtgttttactgtagttttgataaaataaatgcagtcttgttgagcataagagacttccttcaattttttttttatcttacctaccccaaacatttcaacagtatgatctgctgaatatcaataTGCATACTTAATGTTTAGAGAACAGAAATTGCCATCCCTGATGAGCAAGAGCTGTAAATACAAAATGTGGGTGCTCTGATAAGGTAGTGTGGTGTACCAAAGTGTGAATACAGCTTCTGCAAATTTCATGCATGTCTCAAAGCTCTTATCTCAGTAAAAATAAATCCCTTTTGTGCTTTATTAGTTTTGCCTTTGCTGGTTAGAACTTGCTAGCTATGGCTGACATCAGTTcacggttttcttttttttttctttttttttatacaatgatttttataatgatttGTCATTTGCCAAAGCTAGCaccacttataataataataataataataatactaataatgaattattattaaaagtgacTCACATCCTCTGTGTCCTTCACTCTCAGAATCTGCTCTCGTAGGTCCTGCAGGTCATTGAAGGTGGACTGTGCTGTGATGGAGTAAACCAGAGCGAAACCCTGCCCATTCTTCATGTACAGGTCCCTCATCGCTGTGAACTGCTCCTGTAGGCAAACAATCAATAATCTATTGAGTTCACATGGAAGACTAATTAACTAATTGCCAAAAGGGAGTTCATGCATCATTTTAAACCCACTGTGCCTGCAGTGTCCAGGATCTCGAGCATACATTGCTGCCCATCAACCTcaacttgctgaaaaaaaaaaaaaaaaaaaaaaaaaacagagagagggagTCAGTACTGCATTAGCGTATAATCCTATATGGAGTATTAATACAGCTATACCAAAATGGTTTACTTACCTTTCTATACGAGTCTTCTATTGTGGGAtcatatttttcaacaaatattcCCTGTACAAACTGAACTGTCTGTAAAAGACCAGAATCTCAATCAAACCAAATAAATACAGACTAGAGAGAAAAACACTACAGATACCTTcagatactgtatataatgcccatttataatacagtaatgtgtaGACTTTAATAATGCTGAAGTTACCAGTGCAGACTTCCCCACGCCTCCAGAGCCCAGGACCACAAGCTTATATTCACGCATGGTGGGTCTCTCTGTTGAGGCCTGCTAGATTCAATcacagcatgcacacacacttattatTCATCAGTGCAAGGTTTGAAGCTCTCAACAGGCTTTTGGTTTTCTTCTGTGGTTAGCACACTTAGGTTTTCAGAACCATAAATGTTAACAATATTTATACCACTATTTTATAAAGATTTTCATGGCTTACTAGGTATGAAGTCATACAGCGCCCTGTTGCCTACattatttaaatctagattttttttaatgctgctcTGAAGTCACCATGAAACCACAATTATTTTCTCTGATAACATGAGTGTTTTACAGGGCTATTTGAGATCATTCAGAGTGCACTTTAAATTCCACTGTGATCAAGGATACAAATGCATCCAAATGACCAAACAAAAGCTTATCTACTGCCTGCAGATCCAACTGATGCTATGCTAATGCACCAGTTCATTCAGCCTGAAGCAATTAAATCAGATAAAAAACGGCTTCTTGAATGAGGAAAATTTAAGAAGTTAGGCCTCGttgattttgtccatcaggaATTGTTTTCTACTGTAATTGCGGAGATCGCATGTGAGTGACATGTCACTGGAGGAGAGGAATGAATGTCCCATCCAGCATCAGAGAAGAAATGTTGTTGAGTGCATAATCCATGCAATTAtcatttatgaaaaacaaatattcccCAAAAATCATTGTGATTTCTTGGTGACTTTAAACTACATTTCCATACACATCAAAAACTTCCACTAGTCAACTACCTTGTCATCCTGTCCTATGGAATTACTTTTGTGAATGTAACTTTTCAATAAACTTACATGAAAATATAAAGTGAAACCgaataaaatgtctttgaaacttaaaaataaataaataaattgcaggcAAAATCTGTgacttctttttttaatacactgcacgTTTTGCTGTTTTCTCCTCTTTATTTCACTCATCTGTACTTACAAATGCACTTCCGGAGTTTTCATGTACACTTCTGAAGTTTTCATTTACGCTACATATAATGCTTATCTAGATATAATTACAGTCTTCAATTAGATCATATTTGCTTCGATTAGATCATATTTCCCCCCAGTATCTGACAATGACTGATGCCATTTTACAAGAGTGCTGTCAATCACTGCCTGATCCCCAGAGCGCTGTcaactttggaaatgtaaaccCTTTTTTATCATGCTTTTTCATTGGCAGCAAGAACATTCTTTGAGTGGAATATGTAATGAAATGAATTTTCAGATTCATATGTAAAGTTTGAATTTTTCAGAATTAAGTGATCATTAATTGTGATGGTCTAAGTGCAAATGCTAAGTGGGTTTCACTTAGGATTCAGCAGGGTTTTCAACCTTGATTGCATGGTTGGAGTGAGATTTTCTTGACGTCTGAATATATCACACACATGTACATGATACTAGTAGTCTCTTTAAATTGTAACAGAATAACCTAATTAGACCCTAGAATGCAAAAGAATCATcaggaataaaaaaatatcctcagaaaaaaatggacattatacaatattttcagtattatatgtaataattaaaCCTCAATAGACCTTCATTTTCTCTGGCGCTCCTAAAAGCTTATTTCGACATAGTAGCAGcagataaatacagataaaatttaaaaaccaaaCTCCTATCTTTATATCACTAAAATGAAAAAGCCGCTAACACACCACTGCTAGCCCCTAATAAAcatactttgttttcttttttagagtAAACCTCATATTATGAGTATGCATTACTTTACAGAGAGCTTACAAACTACTAGCTACATCCTGCCTGATGTACAACTGGTGCAACCAAATTGATTTAGTTACAAACTAGCTAGTATTTACTGAGCCTTTAGTGTGGACTTAACATTCTAATTTAAGTCAGAACTTACAAATGGCTGGTGCAACCCTACCCTGAAGCGTAAATGAAAACCCTGGAAGTGCATTTGTAAGTACAGATCagtgaaagaaagaggaaaaaaacaacacaacatgcagtgtattaaaaacGAAGTCAAAGATTTTGCctgcgatttatttattttttcagtttcaaagacatttttgtcagtttcaatttatattttcataagttACATTCATTTTTACTGACACAAAATTAATTCCATACTGTCTTAGCCTCCTAAAATCTCATCTTGTTCAGTAAAtaagcaatttttatttatatttttttgtttttttcagtgtgtgagattaactttatattttgatatacatgatatgtatatttttttgagaTATACATTTCTAGAAAAGTCCTGCGTAAATTCAGACAGGTCCAAATGAAGGTATAAATGTCAATCACAATCCACTTTGAgttattaattatgtttattcTTCGGGAAGAGTTTGTTTGAGTTGGCCCAACGAAACAAATTATAGTttagattcagatcatcagctcattaggagagagatccgtgaactgaactgagtgtgtcagattcagaaacattcaaaatgtgcagagcagtgggtcccgaggcctggagttgagaaccactgcactagaccaaaggttcccaatcctggtcccggagaacccccaacac is part of the Cyprinus carpio isolate SPL01 chromosome A8, ASM1834038v1, whole genome shotgun sequence genome and encodes:
- the LOC109095097 gene encoding ras-related protein Rap-1b-like, giving the protein MREYKLVVLGSGGVGKSALTVQFVQGIFVEKYDPTIEDSYRKQVEVDGQQCMLEILDTAGTEQFTAMRDLYMKNGQGFALVYSITAQSTFNDLQDLREQILRVKDTEDVPMILVGNKCDLEDERVVGKEQGQNLARQWSNCAFLESSAKSKINVNEIFYDLVRQINRKTPVEKRAKKKSNCILL